A single Harpia harpyja isolate bHarHar1 chromosome 6, bHarHar1 primary haplotype, whole genome shotgun sequence DNA region contains:
- the MEIG1 gene encoding meiosis expressed gene 1 protein homolog isoform X1, protein MVTQEVPHISRCLEEAHSLDEFSTTYKEVFNTNNMKKSEVSGVMAKADIKPKSIHHAKKWSDDVENLYRFQQAGYRDEFEYKQVKQVDMVECWPETGFVKKLQRRDNTFYYYDKQRECEDEEVHKVKVYVY, encoded by the exons ATGGTGACTCAGGAAGTGCCACACATATCTAGATGTCTTGAAGAAGCACATTCATTAGATGAATTCAGTACAACCTATAAAGAAGTATTTAACACTAATAACAT GAAAAAGTCTGAAGTTTCTGGAGTCATGGCTAAAGCTGACATCAAACCAAAATCTATACATCATGCCAAAAAATGGTCAGATGATGTAGAGAACTTATACAGATTTCAGCAAGCTGGATACAGAGATGAGTTTGAATATAAACAAGTAAAACAAGTTGACATG GTAGAGTGTTGGCCAGAAACTGGGTTTGTTAAGAAACTTCAGAGAAGGGACAATACGTTCTATTATTATGATAAGCAAAGAGAGTGCGAAGACGAAGAAGTCCATAAAGTGAAAGTTTATGTATATTAG
- the MEIG1 gene encoding meiosis expressed gene 1 protein homolog isoform X2, producing the protein MAKADIKPKSIHHAKKWSDDVENLYRFQQAGYRDEFEYKQVKQVDMVECWPETGFVKKLQRRDNTFYYYDKQRECEDEEVHKVKVYVY; encoded by the exons ATGGCTAAAGCTGACATCAAACCAAAATCTATACATCATGCCAAAAAATGGTCAGATGATGTAGAGAACTTATACAGATTTCAGCAAGCTGGATACAGAGATGAGTTTGAATATAAACAAGTAAAACAAGTTGACATG GTAGAGTGTTGGCCAGAAACTGGGTTTGTTAAGAAACTTCAGAGAAGGGACAATACGTTCTATTATTATGATAAGCAAAGAGAGTGCGAAGACGAAGAAGTCCATAAAGTGAAAGTTTATGTATATTAG
- the DCLRE1C gene encoding protein artemis: protein MSRFGGRVREYPAVSIDRFDRDNLRARAYFLSHCHKDHMKGLRAPALKRRLEGSLKVKLYCSPVTKELLLTSWKYKFWENHIVALEVETPTQISLVDETSGEKEDIEVTLLPAGHCPGSVMFLFEGENGTVLYTGDFRLAKGEAARMELLHSGTRVKDIQSVYLDTTFCDPKFYHIPSREECLNGILELVRSWTSLTRYHVVWLNCKAAYGYEYLFINLSEELGIKVHVNKLDMFRNMPEILYHVTTDRHTQIHACRHPRDDDYFRGNRLPCGMTCQNGTPLHIISIKPSTMWFGERIKKTNVIVRTGESTYRACFSFHSSYSEIKDFLSYIRPVNVYPNVLPVGGGEDKVMEILKPLCRSYRRNMEPRYKPLGTLKRVHKKDLSDTDEDDLFDSELASARPKISKQQREESRPSSTGQSENAEGNINESTESYKVTTTYTSLQGDFMDCEESNDDDDDNDDDDEESEKNTVQVLSCEPDATSTSNFNGVTSDQQEPNANGPRWDAFFKCNKLEESSENEDNFPSSADAGGSQSLFSDSDGVSDSTHISSQNSSQSTHISEQGSQGWDSQMDTVLITSQERNALDFSCLSKAGSRTVVSVLQETAKDSQPDNSRQKPLGQNRSCAYNVAGDLQSKDCEKDAEPGTAYVQDVLVERSDNSRTPDLELRRDSQSSSDFEIPLTPDAEAPQPDKLHCLYKKLAAGENILGEKKVSRRQV from the exons ATGAGCCGGTTCGGGGGTCGCGTGCGCGAGTACCCCGCCGTGTCCATCGACCGCTTCGACCGCGACAACCTGCGCGCGCGCGCCTACTTCCTCTCGCACTGCCACAAGG ATCACATGAAGGGGCTGCGGGCGCCCGCCCTGAAGAGGAGGCTGGAGGGCAG CTTGAAAGTTAAATTATACTGCTCACCAGTAACTAAGGAATTGCTGTTGACTAGCTGGAAATACAAGTTTTGGGAGAATCACATT GTTGCATTGGAAGTTGAAACCCCAACTCAGATTTCTTTAGTAGATGAAACATCTGGTGAG AAGGAAGATATAGAAGTGACACTTCTACCAGCTGGTCACTGTCCAGGATCGGTCAT GTTTTTGTTTGAAGGTGAAAATGGCACTGTGCTGTATACAGGGGATTTCAGGCTTGCaaaaggagaagcagccagaATGGAGCTTTTGCATTCAGGGACCAG agtaAAAGACATCCAGAGTGTGTATTTGGACACTACTTTCTGTGATCCCAAATTTTATCACATACCAAGCCGG GAGGAATGTTTAAATGGGATCTTAGAGTTAGTGCGAAGCTGGACTTCACTGACTCGCTATCATGTTGTGTGGCTGAACTGTAAAGCTGCTTACGGATATGAATATTTATTCATAAACCTCAGTGAGGAACTTGGAATCAAG GTGCATGTGAACAAACTTGATATGTTCAGAAACATGCCAGAAATCCTCTACCATGTTACTACAGATCGACACACTCAGATTCATGCCTGTCGACATCCTCGG GATGATGACTACTTTCGAGGGAACAGACTGCCCTGTGGGATGACTTGCCAAAATGGAACTCCCTTGCACATAATCAGCATCAAACCCTCCACTATGTGGTTTGGAGAAAGGATCAAGAAAACCAATGTAATAGTGAG gactggGGAGAGTACATACAGAGCTTGTTTCTCTTTCCACTCTTCATACAGTGAG ATTAAGGATTTCCTGAGCTATATCCGTCCTGtgaatgtgtatcccaatgtacTGCCAGTGGGTGGGGGAGAAGACAAAGTTATGGAAAT ATTAAAGCCATTATGCAGGTCATACAGGAGAAACATGGAACCCAGGTACAAGCCCTTAGGAACACTGAAGAGAGTCCACAAGAAAGACTTATCTGATACAG ATGAAGATGATCTCTTTGATTCAGAATTAGCCTCCGCAAGGCCTAAGATTtcaaaacagcagagagaagagagcaGGCCCTCCAGCACAGGACAAtctgaaaatgctgaaggaaacattaacgagAGCACAGAAAGTTACAAAGTGACCACAACTTACACCTCCCTCCAAGGAGACTTTATGGACTGTGAGGAAtcaaatgatgatgatgatgacaatgATGATGACGAtgaagaatctgaaaaaaatacagttcaggTTCTTTCCTGTGAGCCAGATGCCACTTCTACATCAAATTTCAATGGAGTAACTAGTGACCAACAGGAGCCTAATGCCAATGGTCCTCGCTGGGATGCATTTTTTAAGTGTAACAAACTAGAAGAAAGTTCTGAAAATGAGGACAACTTCCCATCTTCAGCAGACGCTGGTGGGTCCCAGTCACTCTTCAGTGATTCAGATGGAGTAAGTGACTCAACACACATCTCCTCCCAAAATTCTTCTCAGTCAACACACATATCAGAGcaggggagccagggctgggaTAGCCAAATGGACACAGTACTCATTACCTCGCAAGAGAGAAATGCCTTGGACTTTAGCTGCCTCAGCAAAGCTGGGAGCAGAACAGTTGTTTCTGTATTGCAGGAGACTGCCAAAGACAGTCAGCCTGACAACAGTAGGCAGAAGCCACTGGGTCAAAATAGATCTTGTGCCTACAATGTTGCCGGTGACTTGCAAAGCAAAGACTGTGAGAAAGATGCAGAACCTGGCACTGCTTACGTTCAAGATGTGCTGGTGGAAAGAAGTGACAACTCCAGGACTCCTGATCTAGAACTGAGGAGGGACTCCCAGAGCTCCTCTGACTTCGAAATTCCCTTGACTCCTGATGCTGAAGCGCCTCAGCCAGATAAACTACACTGTTTATATAAGAAGCTAGCAGCAGGTGAAAACATACTCGGTGAGAAAAAAGTCTCCCGAAGACAGGTATAA